A single region of the Nocardioides aquaticus genome encodes:
- a CDS encoding LysM peptidoglycan-binding domain-containing protein: MLGIVLGLPALFLAIGASPIPDQVPTLDGIKNALLAPDDGTLMLGLFKVIGWVAWAFMALSLVVEAIARLRKVQAPQLPGLGRPQAAARGLIGLAALLFIAAPIAAQAATISSAAAAPVAVGHVTAGAVDQAPAQQDVKVETKQERKGPETADHTVKVGESLWSIAEDHFGDGARYKELVDLNRDLLGTQPSFLEPGWVLKLPAHHGGAPAHDYTVQPNDTLSEIAQEQLGDADRWPEIYQASTGITQPGGTQLTDPDIIDIGWKLNIPGAETPGTPEDQQLVDPPAEEEPPAEEEPPVAPESDVPETAAPDVAPPQAEEPSAPAADVDQVDDADDSILDAPWVLAGLTGGGVLLSGALLMALRSRRRAGYRNRTPGRAIAAPPPELAPVEMTLNATGAAAAATVEFADEALRRLAAAVGAQGTTMPPLAAVELANGKLTLHLSAPAAVPAPWVGSPDQTHWHVSTDTAADELGPDTGNVEPPYPLLATIGMSGTGETWLLNCEELSTLTISGDPTYGRDFARHLAAQLAVNPWSRRVQVDCIGVAEEAVVMDERISYYPTGAAGSPAAADALAAAVTTVDRAQRHNTDVSTARTGSVDDDTWPARMLLLDAATGDPEDLEQLLQLVNDHVGQSATSIVVAGERPNTPGAVLHMTNTGRVVLEHVGLNLIAVGLTSDEARGCALVYGQSEVTEDVPVPVDETATDGWEAYTDQSGALRREYTLPRNTLADTVDEPLSSLLEGDDEDYIRQSAIVKEDLETLAPKVPEHVRAEVEQSDPTLDQDIADWFSTNCDRPRLSLLGPVTARTHGKALAKRRPYFTELLAYLAMHRKHGATREEIGEAFGITPGKVRDYTNTVREWLGTNATAGEPHLPHADKAPATKLRGVNVYQVDDGLLVDLHLFLRLRKRGQARGGAEGVADLCTALELVGEAKPFSQLREEGWSWLVNEPDRVDLMASGWIADVALIVVTEALAAGDLVKARSAAYVANRADPDGESTRLCLAHVMKAEGDQLEADRILREEICNRSDDGDAPMELSERTKTIISTHGWLAS; encoded by the coding sequence GTGCTCGGCATCGTCCTCGGGCTGCCCGCACTGTTCCTCGCGATCGGTGCTAGCCCGATCCCGGACCAGGTGCCGACCCTCGACGGCATCAAGAACGCGCTCCTGGCGCCCGACGACGGCACGCTAATGCTCGGGCTGTTCAAGGTGATCGGCTGGGTCGCGTGGGCCTTCATGGCGCTGAGCCTGGTCGTGGAGGCCATCGCACGGCTCCGTAAGGTCCAGGCGCCCCAGCTGCCGGGCCTGGGTCGGCCGCAGGCCGCAGCCCGTGGCCTGATCGGCCTTGCGGCGTTGCTGTTCATCGCCGCGCCCATCGCCGCGCAGGCAGCCACGATCAGCTCGGCCGCTGCTGCCCCGGTGGCGGTGGGACACGTCACCGCCGGTGCCGTCGACCAGGCGCCTGCCCAGCAGGACGTCAAGGTCGAGACGAAGCAGGAGCGCAAGGGTCCTGAGACCGCCGACCACACAGTGAAGGTGGGGGAGAGCCTGTGGTCGATCGCCGAGGACCACTTCGGCGACGGCGCCCGCTACAAGGAGCTCGTCGACCTTAACCGCGACCTCCTCGGCACGCAGCCGAGCTTCCTCGAGCCCGGGTGGGTCCTCAAGCTGCCCGCGCACCACGGCGGGGCACCGGCGCACGACTACACCGTGCAGCCCAACGACACCCTCAGCGAGATCGCCCAAGAGCAGCTCGGCGACGCCGACCGCTGGCCCGAGATCTACCAGGCCTCCACCGGAATCACCCAGCCCGGCGGGACCCAGCTGACCGACCCCGACATCATCGACATCGGCTGGAAGCTCAACATCCCCGGCGCCGAGACGCCCGGCACCCCGGAGGACCAGCAGCTGGTCGACCCGCCGGCCGAAGAAGAGCCGCCGGCCGAGGAGGAGCCTCCTGTCGCCCCGGAGTCCGATGTGCCCGAGACGGCCGCGCCCGACGTCGCACCGCCCCAGGCCGAGGAGCCGTCGGCGCCCGCGGCCGACGTCGACCAAGTCGACGACGCTGACGACTCGATCCTCGACGCGCCGTGGGTGCTCGCCGGTCTGACCGGCGGGGGCGTCCTGCTGTCCGGAGCACTGCTCATGGCCCTGCGGTCCCGCCGCCGCGCCGGCTACCGGAACCGGACACCAGGCCGCGCGATCGCCGCCCCGCCTCCGGAGCTCGCGCCGGTCGAGATGACCCTGAACGCCACCGGTGCTGCGGCTGCGGCCACCGTGGAGTTCGCCGACGAGGCGCTGCGCCGGCTCGCGGCCGCCGTCGGCGCGCAAGGCACCACGATGCCGCCGCTCGCTGCCGTGGAACTCGCGAACGGCAAGTTGACGCTTCACCTGAGCGCGCCGGCCGCCGTCCCGGCGCCGTGGGTGGGTAGCCCCGACCAGACCCACTGGCACGTCAGCACGGACACCGCCGCCGACGAGCTCGGCCCTGACACCGGCAATGTCGAGCCGCCCTACCCGCTCCTGGCCACCATTGGGATGAGCGGCACCGGCGAGACATGGCTGCTCAACTGCGAGGAGCTGTCCACCCTCACGATCAGCGGCGACCCGACCTACGGTCGAGACTTCGCCCGCCACCTCGCCGCGCAGCTGGCCGTCAACCCGTGGTCGCGGCGCGTCCAGGTCGACTGCATCGGCGTGGCTGAGGAAGCCGTCGTCATGGACGAGCGGATCAGCTACTACCCGACCGGAGCAGCTGGGTCGCCCGCGGCCGCCGACGCCCTCGCGGCCGCCGTCACCACGGTCGACCGAGCCCAGCGACACAACACCGACGTGTCCACGGCCCGCACCGGCAGCGTCGACGACGACACCTGGCCCGCCCGGATGCTGCTGCTCGACGCGGCCACCGGAGACCCCGAGGACCTCGAGCAGCTGCTGCAGCTGGTCAACGACCACGTCGGGCAGTCCGCCACCTCCATCGTCGTCGCCGGCGAACGCCCCAACACGCCCGGCGCCGTCCTGCACATGACGAACACCGGTCGCGTCGTCCTCGAGCACGTCGGCCTCAACCTCATCGCCGTCGGCCTCACCAGCGACGAAGCCCGCGGCTGCGCACTGGTCTACGGACAGAGCGAGGTCACCGAGGACGTACCTGTTCCGGTCGACGAGACCGCCACCGACGGCTGGGAGGCCTACACCGACCAGTCCGGGGCACTGCGCCGCGAGTACACCCTGCCGCGCAACACCCTCGCGGACACCGTCGACGAGCCGCTTTCCTCCCTCCTGGAGGGCGACGACGAGGACTACATCCGGCAGAGCGCGATCGTGAAGGAGGACCTCGAGACGCTGGCGCCGAAGGTGCCCGAGCACGTCCGAGCCGAGGTCGAACAGAGCGACCCCACTCTCGACCAAGACATCGCCGACTGGTTCTCGACCAACTGCGACCGTCCAAGGCTCAGCCTGCTCGGCCCGGTCACCGCGCGCACCCACGGCAAGGCGCTGGCCAAGCGCAGGCCCTACTTCACCGAGCTGCTCGCGTACCTGGCCATGCACCGCAAGCACGGAGCCACCCGCGAGGAGATCGGCGAGGCATTCGGGATCACCCCCGGCAAGGTGCGTGACTACACCAACACCGTCCGCGAGTGGCTGGGCACTAACGCCACCGCTGGAGAGCCCCACCTGCCCCACGCCGACAAGGCCCCTGCCACCAAGCTCCGCGGCGTTAACGTCTACCAGGTCGACGACGGTCTCCTGGTCGATCTCCACCTCTTTCTCCGGCTGCGCAAGCGCGGGCAGGCCCGGGGCGGAGCGGAAGGCGTCGCTGACCTCTGCACCGCGCTCGAGCTGGTCGGCGAGGCGAAGCCGTTCAGCCAGCTGCGTGAAGAGGGATGGTCTTGGCTCGTCAACGAGCCCGACCGCGTCGACCTCATGGCTTCAGGCTGGATCGCCGACGTCGCCCTCATCGTCGTCACCGAGGCTCTCGCCGCAGGCGATCTGGTCAAGGCCCGCTCCGCCGCCTACGTCGCCAACCGGGCCGACCCTGACGGCGAGAGCACCCGCCTGTGCCTGGCCCACGTCATGAAGGCCGAGGGCGACCAGCTCGAGGCCGACCGGATCCTCCGCGAGGAGATCTGCAACCGGTCCGACGACGGCGACGCCCCCATGGAACTGTCGGAGCGCACGAAGACCATCATCAGTACCCACGGCTGGCTCGCGAGCTGA
- a CDS encoding pilus assembly protein TadG-related protein, translated as MSHRIRSLTTRRSRDERGSISVWFATASFAMIILVGMAVDLGGKVHTQQQARSAASQAARTGAQEVQGSTAVRGEDLRVDIYAAKAAALDYLHAAGVEGTARVVDGDTLIVTTTDTYTSKFLGIIGLDTMQVTGEASARLIRAEGGIER; from the coding sequence ATGAGCCACCGCATCCGAAGCCTCACGACGCGGCGCTCGCGCGATGAGCGCGGCTCCATCAGCGTCTGGTTCGCGACTGCGTCCTTCGCGATGATCATCCTCGTCGGGATGGCCGTCGACCTAGGCGGCAAGGTCCACACCCAGCAGCAGGCCCGCAGCGCGGCATCCCAGGCCGCCCGCACTGGCGCCCAGGAGGTCCAGGGCTCGACCGCGGTGCGCGGCGAGGACCTCCGCGTCGACATCTACGCCGCCAAGGCGGCTGCCTTGGACTACCTCCACGCCGCCGGCGTGGAGGGAACCGCGCGCGTCGTCGACGGCGACACCCTGATCGTCACCACCACCGACACCTACACCAGCAAGTTCCTCGGGATCATCGGCCTGGACACCATGCAGGTCACCGGGGAGGCGTCCGCGCGGCTCATCCGCGCCGAAGGAGGCATCGAGAGATGA
- a CDS encoding TadE/TadG family type IV pilus assembly protein, protein MAIEAAIGLPAFGLFVAMIILGGRVEIANQAVDAAAFEAARAASIERTQSEAISSGKSAAASSLNDQGLQCTTTNITVNAAAFNAPLGTTGQVTATVTCKVDVADLSIPGLPGTRTITATASSPVDAYRERR, encoded by the coding sequence GTGGCCATCGAGGCCGCGATCGGCCTCCCGGCCTTCGGCCTTTTCGTGGCGATGATCATTCTCGGCGGCCGCGTGGAGATCGCCAACCAGGCAGTGGACGCAGCCGCCTTCGAGGCAGCCCGCGCGGCCTCGATCGAGCGGACCCAGAGTGAGGCGATCAGCTCCGGAAAGTCCGCGGCCGCCAGCAGCCTGAACGACCAGGGTCTTCAGTGCACGACCACCAACATCACGGTCAACGCCGCGGCGTTCAACGCCCCGTTGGGAACCACCGGTCAAGTGACCGCCACAGTGACCTGCAAGGTCGACGTCGCGGACCTGAGCATCCCCGGCCTCCCCGGCACTCGGACGATCACCGCGACCGCCAGCAGCCCCGTCGACGCCTACCGGGAGCGTCGATGA
- a CDS encoding TadE/TadG family type IV pilus assembly protein codes for MFASFHRRSRDERGSVTIQMVFLMPALFLVMFLGLQGALYYHAKQVALAAAQEGAREAGSETGTRDAGVSTANTFLQDAGGSDVMTSTTVSGSRTTTTATITVTGKSMSVIPGWHVTVTQSASVPVERLTE; via the coding sequence ATGTTCGCCAGCTTCCACCGCCGCAGCCGGGACGAACGCGGATCAGTGACCATCCAGATGGTCTTCCTGATGCCTGCGCTCTTCCTGGTGATGTTCCTCGGCCTCCAGGGCGCCCTGTACTACCACGCGAAGCAGGTAGCGCTCGCGGCCGCGCAAGAGGGCGCCCGCGAGGCAGGCAGCGAGACCGGCACCCGCGACGCCGGTGTGTCTACGGCGAACACGTTCCTCCAGGACGCCGGCGGATCCGACGTGATGACCTCCACCACCGTCTCCGGATCACGGACCACGACCACCGCCACGATCACCGTCACCGGCAAGTCCATGAGCGTGATCCCCGGCTGGCACGTCACCGTCACCCAGAGCGCCAGCGTCCCGGTCGAAAGGCTGACGGAATGA
- a CDS encoding type II secretion system F family protein gives MTGLQIALASGTLLGLALALLVWRLAPSDPDLADALDRLSPDYVVPRRNTPGPDVDAGTGSAVDRIGLWALKNLPGGAWAHTPRKDLAILQISETRFYGEKVVWALLGLVMPPLLAAFFMLIGLPLPFAIPTLGSLALAALFWFMPNYNAADDAKKAHIEFSRALGAYIDMVATGVRDGSSGQQALRSAAEVGDTWVFKRIESELRRARYMTRAPWDSLHGLADDLAVPELDDLADIMQQSGQDGAQIYNNLRARAAALRSAMLSAEVGKANATSERMYIPASLLGVVFMAILVAPSMLRFTT, from the coding sequence ATGACCGGCCTGCAGATCGCCCTCGCCAGCGGCACCCTCCTAGGGCTGGCCCTCGCTCTGCTCGTATGGCGCCTCGCGCCGTCTGACCCCGACCTGGCCGACGCCCTGGACCGTCTCTCACCTGACTACGTCGTGCCCCGCCGCAACACTCCCGGCCCCGACGTCGACGCCGGCACCGGCTCGGCGGTCGATCGGATTGGCCTGTGGGCGCTGAAGAACCTGCCCGGCGGCGCCTGGGCACACACGCCCCGCAAGGACTTGGCCATCCTGCAGATCAGCGAGACCCGGTTCTACGGCGAGAAGGTCGTCTGGGCACTGCTCGGCCTGGTCATGCCGCCACTGCTGGCCGCCTTCTTCATGCTGATCGGCCTGCCGCTGCCGTTTGCCATCCCGACGCTCGGCTCGCTGGCCCTGGCCGCCCTGTTCTGGTTTATGCCCAACTACAACGCCGCCGACGACGCCAAGAAGGCCCACATCGAGTTCAGCCGAGCCCTGGGCGCCTACATCGACATGGTCGCCACCGGCGTGCGCGACGGATCCAGCGGCCAGCAGGCACTGCGCTCCGCGGCGGAGGTCGGCGACACCTGGGTGTTCAAGCGGATCGAGAGCGAGCTGCGCCGCGCCCGGTACATGACCCGTGCGCCGTGGGACTCGCTGCACGGTCTGGCCGACGACCTCGCCGTCCCCGAGCTCGACGACCTCGCCGACATCATGCAGCAATCCGGCCAGGACGGAGCCCAGATCTACAACAACCTCCGAGCCCGCGCCGCCGCACTCCGCTCAGCAATGCTCAGCGCCGAGGTCGGCAAGGCCAACGCCACCTCCGAGCGCATGTACATCCCCGCCAGCCTGCTCGGCGTCGTCTTCATGGCGATCCTCGTCGCCCCCTCGATGCTCCGCTTCACCACCTGA
- a CDS encoding type II secretion system F family protein, translating to MTNAFLPAVFGALIVIGLIGMVYALTPAPPKPPRPARTGTPFGRLGNWFIRLDRRTRMLMVGGAVAGLLVALVSGWVIAIVLVPAGIIGIPLLLTPPPAAASIEKLEALEEWTRSLSGKLTAGQSLRSALIKSLQSAPAPIQREVGLMVSRLWNNTTSTEDVLRAFAEDLNDSTGDVVASQLILAASGRGQAGLSKALDALAETVASDVRARRQIAADQAKPRTTARTVTVITLGVLGMLAFTGDYIEPYGSPLGQVILAVLLSAYVATLLWMRRMAVAKPLPRFLDLQARNAHRAAQSTAPVENQGALA from the coding sequence ATGACCAACGCGTTCCTGCCCGCCGTCTTCGGCGCCCTCATCGTCATCGGCCTGATCGGGATGGTCTACGCGCTGACCCCCGCGCCGCCCAAGCCGCCACGGCCCGCCCGGACCGGCACCCCGTTCGGGCGACTGGGAAACTGGTTCATCAGGCTCGACCGGCGCACCCGCATGCTGATGGTCGGCGGTGCCGTGGCCGGCCTCCTGGTCGCACTGGTGAGCGGCTGGGTGATCGCGATCGTGCTCGTCCCGGCCGGGATCATCGGTATCCCGCTGCTGCTCACGCCCCCGCCGGCGGCCGCGAGCATCGAGAAGCTCGAGGCACTCGAGGAGTGGACGCGGTCCCTCTCAGGCAAACTGACCGCCGGCCAGTCCCTGCGCTCGGCGCTCATCAAGTCCCTGCAGTCCGCGCCGGCGCCGATCCAGCGCGAGGTCGGACTGATGGTCTCCCGGCTGTGGAACAACACCACCAGCACCGAGGACGTACTACGCGCCTTCGCCGAGGACCTCAACGACTCCACCGGCGACGTCGTGGCCAGCCAACTGATCCTCGCCGCCAGCGGCCGCGGCCAGGCCGGACTGTCCAAGGCGCTGGACGCGCTCGCCGAGACCGTCGCCTCCGACGTGCGCGCCCGCCGCCAGATCGCCGCCGACCAGGCCAAGCCCCGCACCACCGCCCGCACAGTCACCGTGATCACCCTCGGTGTGCTCGGCATGCTGGCCTTCACCGGCGACTACATCGAGCCCTACGGCTCCCCACTGGGCCAGGTCATCCTCGCCGTCCTGCTCTCGGCCTACGTAGCCACCTTGCTGTGGATGCGCCGGATGGCCGTCGCCAAGCCGCTCCCGCGGTTCCTCGACCTCCAGGCCCGCAACGCGCACCGCGCCGCCCAAAGCACGGCACCGGTCGAGAACCAAGGAGCACTCGCATGA
- a CDS encoding CpaF family protein encodes MSTNGHNSETNGRDPLRADEWLEARHAANREQTSPFARGRGTSGTPPPPAPVLEDHDPTSLPIFAGAWTSEGQGQLPGRARSEFSLRPLVAPAPEELHDTRGADGEVELDWELIAQYRAEISSRLTARLDKEGGRVTEEDREQMGLDVIEELIKSEAETLVSTGRPPWTKDHEKALKSALHAALFGLGRLQPLVEREDVENIIVIARGPVCSVWLELVDGTLVEAAPIADSEDDLRELLSDLGARQNRPFTEARPHLDLRLPGGARLAAGSWVMAYTSVVIRRHSMREVSIDEMVYDRKACSPVLADFVATCVRAGKSIVVSGVQGSGKTTWVRALCSCIPPWEMIGTFETEFELHLHELVDRHKIVHAWEHRPGSGEVGIDGRQAGEFSLEEAIHHSFRFNLARQIVGEVRGPEVWDMLKAMESGPGSISTTHARSAEHTIEKLVSCAMEKGPQVTRELAISKLAAAIDIVMYLRSEVVANPDGTFRKQRWVEEVLVVQPSIDAARGYAATPIFAPNQLAQAVATGKLDNFLAQELARHGFDLEAYKAESQANPGVATS; translated from the coding sequence ATGAGCACCAACGGACACAACTCGGAGACCAACGGCCGCGACCCGCTGCGCGCAGACGAGTGGCTTGAGGCCCGCCATGCCGCGAACCGCGAGCAGACCTCGCCCTTTGCCCGCGGCCGCGGCACCAGCGGCACCCCGCCGCCCCCGGCGCCGGTCCTCGAGGACCACGACCCGACCTCGCTGCCGATCTTCGCCGGCGCCTGGACCAGCGAAGGCCAGGGCCAGCTGCCTGGCCGCGCCCGCTCGGAGTTCAGCCTGCGCCCGCTGGTGGCGCCCGCACCGGAGGAGCTCCACGACACCCGCGGCGCGGATGGCGAGGTCGAGTTGGACTGGGAGCTGATCGCGCAGTACCGCGCCGAGATCTCGTCGCGACTGACCGCCCGGCTCGACAAGGAAGGTGGCCGGGTCACCGAAGAGGACCGCGAGCAGATGGGCCTCGACGTCATCGAGGAGCTCATCAAATCCGAGGCCGAGACGCTGGTCTCCACCGGTCGGCCGCCGTGGACTAAGGACCACGAGAAGGCACTCAAATCCGCCCTCCACGCCGCCCTGTTCGGACTCGGCCGCCTGCAGCCCCTGGTCGAGCGCGAGGACGTCGAGAACATCATCGTCATCGCCCGCGGCCCGGTCTGCTCCGTGTGGCTGGAGCTGGTCGACGGCACCCTTGTGGAGGCCGCCCCGATCGCCGACTCCGAGGACGACCTGCGCGAGCTCCTCTCCGACCTAGGCGCACGGCAGAACCGGCCCTTCACCGAGGCCCGGCCACACCTGGACCTCCGGCTGCCCGGGGGAGCGCGGCTCGCGGCCGGCTCCTGGGTGATGGCCTACACCTCCGTCGTGATCCGGCGCCACAGCATGCGCGAAGTGTCGATTGACGAGATGGTCTACGACCGCAAGGCATGTAGCCCGGTCCTGGCCGACTTCGTCGCAACCTGCGTGCGTGCCGGCAAGAGCATCGTCGTCTCAGGCGTCCAAGGCAGCGGCAAGACCACCTGGGTCCGCGCCCTGTGCTCGTGCATCCCTCCTTGGGAGATGATCGGCACCTTCGAGACCGAGTTCGAGCTGCACCTGCACGAGCTCGTCGACCGCCACAAGATCGTCCACGCCTGGGAGCACCGCCCCGGATCCGGCGAGGTCGGCATCGACGGCCGTCAGGCCGGTGAGTTCAGCCTCGAGGAGGCCATCCACCACTCCTTCCGGTTCAACCTCGCCCGCCAGATCGTCGGTGAGGTCCGCGGCCCGGAGGTCTGGGACATGCTCAAGGCCATGGAGTCCGGGCCGGGCTCGATCAGCACCACCCACGCCCGCAGCGCCGAGCACACTATTGAGAAGCTCGTCTCCTGCGCCATGGAGAAGGGCCCCCAGGTCACCCGCGAGCTGGCGATCAGCAAGCTGGCCGCGGCGATCGACATCGTGATGTACCTGCGCTCGGAGGTCGTCGCGAATCCCGACGGCACCTTCCGCAAGCAGCGCTGGGTCGAGGAGGTCTTGGTCGTCCAGCCCAGCATCGACGCCGCCAGGGGATACGCCGCCACCCCGATATTCGCCCCTAACCAGCTCGCCCAGGCCGTCGCGACCGGCAAGCTCGACAATTTCCTCGCCCAGGAGTTGGCGCGGCATGGGTTCGACCTCGAGGCGTACAAGGCCGAGTCCCAGGCCAACCCGGGGGTGGCCACCTCATGA
- a CDS encoding SAF domain-containing protein, translated as MSMNTAQQARDDVGASIKAPPDHNHFPRLRRRRRRWVLALCAALVAAGGLGTAFAFTSVNDTQEVLVVSNDIKRGETIEAGDLAVVRVSVDPALTPVPGSQKAELEGSRAAVDLWAGTLLTAQAVTDNLVPGEGESLVGISLTPAQMPSEPLYGGDVVRIVTTPGDQGEITDREPVTIEATVVGLNRVEETGETVVDVSVPEAEAAELAARAATGRVALVLDARER; from the coding sequence ATGTCGATGAACACTGCTCAACAAGCACGGGACGACGTTGGCGCCAGTATCAAGGCACCTCCCGACCACAACCACTTCCCACGGCTGAGGCGCCGCCGCAGACGTTGGGTCCTGGCACTCTGCGCGGCTCTTGTCGCTGCCGGCGGCCTGGGGACCGCGTTCGCGTTCACCTCGGTTAACGACACCCAAGAGGTCCTCGTCGTCAGCAACGACATCAAGCGCGGCGAGACCATCGAGGCCGGCGACCTCGCCGTGGTGCGGGTCAGCGTCGACCCGGCGTTGACTCCGGTCCCCGGCAGCCAGAAGGCCGAGCTCGAGGGCAGCCGCGCTGCCGTCGACCTGTGGGCCGGCACCCTGCTCACCGCGCAGGCAGTCACCGACAACCTGGTGCCGGGGGAGGGAGAGTCCCTGGTGGGCATCAGCCTTACTCCCGCCCAGATGCCGTCGGAGCCGCTCTACGGCGGCGACGTCGTCCGGATCGTCACCACGCCCGGCGACCAGGGCGAGATCACCGACAGGGAGCCGGTCACCATCGAGGCCACCGTCGTTGGTCTTAACCGGGTCGAGGAGACGGGGGAGACCGTCGTCGACGTCTCGGTGCCCGAAGCCGAAGCGGCCGAACTGGCTGCCCGGGCTGCCACCGGACGGGTCGCACTCGTTCTGGATGCGCGGGAGCGCTGA
- a CDS encoding helix-turn-helix domain-containing protein, which yields MVSGIDPSVLRAAREKAGLTQHELARLVGAAGGERISRWELGASVPRPDFLVKLARALDIPTLRLIHMEGEVPDLRALRLKAGLTVPELAAAVNVAVPTYYAWEQGRWTRLPAAQQVESLARGLTDTVDVVVAAFQEARQQRLRRGQV from the coding sequence ATGGTTTCCGGAATCGACCCCTCAGTGCTGCGCGCCGCTCGCGAGAAGGCGGGCCTGACCCAGCATGAGTTGGCGCGTCTAGTTGGTGCCGCCGGTGGGGAGCGCATATCTCGTTGGGAGCTCGGCGCGTCGGTTCCTCGGCCGGACTTCTTGGTCAAGCTTGCTAGAGCCCTCGACATCCCGACCCTTCGTCTAATTCACATGGAGGGTGAGGTTCCTGATCTCAGAGCACTGCGTTTGAAGGCGGGGCTGACGGTGCCCGAGTTGGCTGCGGCCGTCAACGTGGCTGTGCCGACCTACTACGCCTGGGAGCAAGGCCGTTGGACCCGACTCCCAGCAGCCCAGCAGGTTGAGAGTCTCGCGCGTGGGCTGACGGACACAGTCGACGTCGTCGTCGCGGCCTTCCAGGAAGCCCGGCAGCAGCGCCTGCGGCGCGGGCAGGTCTAG
- a CDS encoding DUF4365 domain-containing protein has translation MGSGKQVSRSAHIGDAGIALIPQRVSAMDHVWHERTVDAGINGTIELRDPATGEVSNCPFQVQSKASDNDFPGETADRFHYDCDERDLDYWMKSSMPVLLVCSHPKRGEAWWAHIQPTSRIPPVAPAEVWTSTRSPCPLKGTSPTGCSRLRILTAARTRPSLICVMKPGSRTCCL, from the coding sequence GTGGGAAGCGGTAAGCAGGTCAGCCGCAGCGCGCACATCGGCGATGCTGGTATTGCCCTTATCCCCCAGCGAGTCAGCGCCATGGATCACGTCTGGCACGAGCGCACAGTCGACGCCGGGATCAATGGCACGATCGAGCTGCGCGACCCTGCGACCGGCGAAGTCAGCAACTGCCCCTTCCAGGTGCAAAGCAAGGCCAGCGACAACGACTTCCCCGGTGAAACCGCCGACCGGTTCCACTACGACTGCGACGAGCGCGACCTGGACTACTGGATGAAGTCTTCAATGCCCGTCCTGCTGGTCTGCTCACACCCCAAGCGGGGCGAAGCCTGGTGGGCGCACATCCAGCCTACTTCGCGGATCCCGCCCGTCGCGCCAGCGGAGGTGTGGACTTCAACAAGATCACCATGTCCCTTGAAGGGGACGTCTCCGACCGGCTGTTCGCGGTTGCGGATCCTCACGGCCGCGCGCACACGCCCTTCGCTGATCTGCGTGATGAAACCCGGGAGTCGAACCTGCTGCCTGTGA